In Miscanthus floridulus cultivar M001 chromosome 8, ASM1932011v1, whole genome shotgun sequence, the sequence CTATTGTTGGATAGTGTTCCTTGCTTATTGCATCGCTGTTATTGATAGCATGGTTTTGTTTGCAGATTCAAATCCAATGCTTCGCAATGGTGAAACTGGAGATTGGATTGGGACATTTCAAGGCCACAAAGGCGCTGTATGGAGCGCTTGTCTTGACACCAATGCTCTGCGTGCTGCATCTGGTTCTGCTGACTTTTCAGCGTATGGTTCTCATTTCACAAAGTCCCCTGGTGTTACTGTAATTATTCCCTCTGAAGGATGCTGCATATCATTTGAATTGACCATCTGTTTACCATTCTCTGGTGTATTTTTTTCTTGTGTTATCTCAATTTGGCTATTTACTACTACATTAATTTTGGCatgttatatgttgtaaaggcaTCTCAATTTGGCTGGGAATTTTTGTAATATAAGtcacatttttcttttcttttcaaggGTTATTCTCAATTTTCATAATACATGATGTTTAAAGAGTTAGAATGCACCAAGATAAATGAGGGCTCCCGATTTGATTTCAGTATGTTACTCGATTTGGTTAACTTTTCATTGCATTTGTTAATTACTATCTATCTTTGAATTTGGTACTTAATTGCTActgaaaggctttgttgttgttgttgttgttgttgttgttgttgttgttgttgttgtaaaagtcGAAAGTGTAAATACTAATCTATGTAAGTTAACCAACCCTTCTATATCTTGAATAATATGTCAACTGGATGGATTTTGCACCAGCTACCTGAATGAAAAAATGAACTATCAAAATGACATGGGATGGTTTACATGAATGGCATATAAGCTCAGTTTCCACATGATGCTCTAGATTGTCCGTTTCCATTTTTGGGAATATGTGTTGattatctcttttttttttcagaaaaataTGGGATGCACTAACAGGCGATGTGCTCCACTCCTTCGAACACAAGCATATTGTCCGTGCATGTGCTTTTTCCGAGGTTATAGTCTTACCATATTCAAGCATCATAAATGTTCCTCTCCTGTAGTCATGTAATTCTGTTGGCTGCTTTTATTGCCCTTTTTGTCGCCTTGTTCCGATCAATTCTTTCTTTTTTACTGGTGACCTGCAACACATTCCTTTATTTTTTATTGGTTGAGTGTAATGGtgattatttgtattattttgcgtTGTAAATTTAGATGCCTGCTTATCATATTGGTTATTAATAATGCCAAAAATGTCTGTACCCATTACTTTTGTGTGGTTGCATGGATCcctagaattgatgatttatGCAAACTTTGTCTAGGTCTCTAGGAAGTGTCTAAAAACAGTATATTTGTACCTAAAAGTTTATCAATATTCTATTACAATTTTTGGATTGACCGATTGACCTTAAATTAGCATCCTATTGAATTACTGATGTAAACATCACTTATCTGATCATCACAAGTTTTTAAGTGGCTCTAGTTGATATCATACTTCGAAGTGATCCACAGCCTTGCATTGTCTAAGAAAGTTATTAGTTTATGATGAAACAGTAGAATTTCAATTCTTTCTTATCTCCTAAGCTATCATAAACTTTCCTTTCCATTTAACTCTATTTATTCAACCTTCTCATGTGATTCAGGTTGGAGTTTTCTAATTTAACAAGGTGATCGATTATGCCTCTTGTATTTCATGGAGAATATGTAGTTTCATTATTATGTATAGCTACTTGTCCAGTTGTGTACATTCTGAAATCTGAACTGTAGCAAGATGACTTGCTAGTCTAGTCTGAAATTCTGTATAAGGTTTATTTTCTCAAGCCCAGTTAACTTACTCATCAAATAGGATTTGGAAATGTCCATCTTGAAGATAATCTTGAACATAACCTTCTTATGACTAATTCTAGAAATTTAAccattaaatcattttaaacttCTTTGAATCCCTACAGTTTCTTTCCTTCAGTTTATTTTTCGCCGCATTAACTCAGAGAGTTTTCTGCATGCATAGATTTATATCTCATCTAAAACACAAATGTTTCTTGCAGGATACCCACATGTTGCTTACAGGAGGTTTTGAGAAGATTTTGCGTATATATGATTTGAACCTCCCAGATGCAACTCCAAGAGAAATTGACAAATCACCTGGTTCTGTCAGAACTGTCACTTGGCTTCATAGTGACCAAACTATATTAAGTTCCTGCACGGATTTAGGTGGTGTGAGGTTTGTCTGCATGTACTGTTAACTGCATTATTTTTAGCCCCAGATTTGTATTGCCAATTTGCTATGTAGAAGTTGATTTTATATACAAAATAAGCATGCTGAACTGTTATTGATAGGGCCTGGCAGAGTTGGCTGTTATTTGGGGTTGGGCCCTGTTAAACTGCGAACACAAAGACATAATTCAGAATTCAACTTTTACGAATTCATTTAATTTTGAAATAATAATTAAATTCTTGCACTGAAGAAGCTCCTCTATTTCCCTAGAAATCATATCTTGATCTCTGTCTTCTGTGTCTCTTTACTTGCAAAGTCTGCACCTTAAGTATGTCACTGTCGAAAGTGTGTCACGTACATATCAATGCAAATACCAATATGGACATATACATCTGTGAATCCAATGATTTTGATATAGGAATATGAGGTAATCAGATTGATTATTTACCCTTTACAGGTTTCTAGCAACTTCCTTGCACTTTTTTGAAGAACTCTAATTAAAATAATGTTAAGCTGAACTATGTATTTAAGTACCTTATCAAAACATGTGTTAAAtttaagttatgtatttttttttgttcttcttgatTGGTACCGCCTCTTGATAGGTTATGGGATGTAAGGAGTGGGAAAATTGTCCAAACACTTGAAACCAAATCACCTGTCACCAGCGCAGAAGTAAGCCAAGATGGTCGGTTTATCACGACAACTGATGGCTCAAGCGTGAAGTTTTGGGATGCAAATCAGTAAGCCATTTCTGTACCTTACTTTGACAATGCCGAGAGATGCGTTGGCTTTGTTGCTTACATAATATATCTTGTTTTTCTGCAGCTTTGGACTTGTTAAGAGCTATAATATGCCATGTGCAGTGGAGTCGGCTTCTCTTGAACCGAAGTGTGGGAATAAATTTGTCACTGGTGGAGAAGACATGTGGGTTCGTGTCTTCGATTTCTTCACTGGAGAAGAATTAGGTAAGTCTCTCAGTCTCTCTGTTTCAAGGTTTGTCTATAGTTCTTTGTCATGATACCTACAACTTGTTTCAGAACATTCTTGCTGCAACAAATTTGCCTTGTCGagaggcccccccccccccgagtatTTTCCTGTTTTAGTAACATTAGATTGTCACTTGCAAGGCTGCAATGAACTATGGTTAATGACCCCATATGACGAATCTTTACTTCTTCGCTTAGTCTgttattcattttttttcttgaacacgcGCCAGAGCTGCGCATCATTTTATTAAGAAGAaataaaagggggggggggggggggggggggggggggtaagaaCACTTACAACACACAACCACACTGTCCCAATTCTTCATGCACGCCTTTAAAAGATGTACATGACCTCGGCCTAAGATTGAACTTACATCTGGCTCAAGGACAAGGAGGTACGAAATCCCTCCAGGCCCCACAGCTGTAGCTCTTCACAAGCAAGCTGAAGTGCTCTAGCTATGCTAGGAGAAACCCCATTAAACACACAACGGGTGTGGTGGTTCCACAAGGTCCGCCCCTAGAATGATGAGGGAGTTAAGTCCCTTCTGAATCAGGTTTTCGGCCCCTAGAATGATGAG encodes:
- the LOC136471436 gene encoding uncharacterized protein isoform X1, translated to MDKKKVAVPTVCHGHSRPVVDLFYSPVTPDGYFLISASKDSNPMLRNGETGDWIGTFQGHKGAVWSACLDTNALRAASGSADFSAKIWDALTGDVLHSFEHKHIVRACAFSEDTHMLLTGGFEKILRIYDLNLPDATPREIDKSPGSVRTVTWLHSDQTILSSCTDLGGVRLWDVRSGKIVQTLETKSPVTSAEVSQDGRFITTTDGSSVKFWDANHFGLVKSYNMPCAVESASLEPKCGNKFVTGGEDMWVRVFDFFTGEELACNKGHHGPVHCVRFTPVGESYASGSEDGTIRIWQLGPANSDEQEAANANGKTKVG
- the LOC136471436 gene encoding uncharacterized protein isoform X2; this translates as MLRNGETGDWIGTFQGHKGAVWSACLDTNALRAASGSADFSAKIWDALTGDVLHSFEHKHIVRACAFSEDTHMLLTGGFEKILRIYDLNLPDATPREIDKSPGSVRTVTWLHSDQTILSSCTDLGGVRLWDVRSGKIVQTLETKSPVTSAEVSQDGRFITTTDGSSVKFWDANHFGLVKSYNMPCAVESASLEPKCGNKFVTGGEDMWVRVFDFFTGEELACNKGHHGPVHCVRFTPVGESYASGSEDGTIRIWQLGPANSDEQEAANANGKTKVG